CGCCGCACAGTCAGGGCGATGCGGGCGCCGTCATCCACCGTGAATTCGCCCATCGCCAGCAGGTACTCCGCCAGAACGCCGGCCGCATACACATCTTCCAGGCCCACCTGTCCGTCTGTGCCTGCGCACACGATGGCGATTTCTTCAGTGGCGGTGGCGCGGGCGCGGCGGGCCGCCGCGTGGGCGTTGGTCAGGGCCGCCAGAAAAATGTGCTTGCCGGTCTGGGCCGCCGTATGGGCCGCGCCCGTGCCGTTGGTGGTGTTCATGACGACCGTACGGCCCGTGAAATTCTGGCCCGTCGCCTCGACAGGACTGTTGCCAAAGTCAAAGCCTGGGATAGGCAGGCCGCCGCGCTCGCCGCCCAGCAGGTAGGGACTGCCGTCTTCACCGCCGCGCAGGGCCAGAGCTACTTCTGGGGTGGCCGTCAGCAGCAGGGCGTCGGCGCCGCGCTCAAGGTAGGTGACGGCCGTGGTGGTGGCGCGCAGCACATCAATCACCAGCACCA
Above is a genomic segment from Deinococcus betulae containing:
- a CDS encoding 2-phosphosulfolactate phosphatase → MRLRVDLLPHGQYPDVVLVIDVLRATTTAVTYLERGADALLLTATPEVALALRGGEDGSPYLLGGERGGLPIPGFDFGNSPVEATGQNFTGRTVVMNTTNGTGAAHTAAQTGKHIFLAALTNAHAAARRARATATEEIAIVCAGTDGQVGLEDVYAAGVLAEYLLAMGEFTVDDGARIALTVRRNSGNPLEALSSSGHGQHLGRLGLGEDVRFAAGLSTSTLVPALTLDGDPPEGTLRFTAG